Proteins from one Halovivax limisalsi genomic window:
- a CDS encoding YkgJ family cysteine cluster protein gives MTTLEAELEQARSLSVAELADAIESIGFECTHCGACCRADPGVEACGTGTRGSGACETETHDAEACETGATDDESCDTETDDESRASSPEITEADPSETIDSDDAGGSPHTATIFPDEVRTLRDADDSSTEWRDVARPMPYGLSERDDGTTVGETFEWALQTDGCGDCTFYDDAADGGGCRVHDDRPLICRTYPFSVALGGTSQPMGDPVDREGLVRAHECEGLGRSIDREEARSLARALKERAVRELEEAIALTEGYDPADATDRVVVVDSEEAKHPDGTPIED, from the coding sequence GTGACGACGCTCGAGGCGGAACTCGAACAGGCACGCTCGCTCTCGGTCGCGGAGCTGGCGGACGCGATCGAGTCGATCGGGTTCGAGTGTACCCACTGCGGCGCGTGCTGTCGGGCCGATCCAGGAGTCGAGGCGTGCGGGACGGGAACGCGGGGTTCGGGGGCTTGTGAGACGGAAACGCATGACGCAGAGGCGTGCGAAACCGGAGCGACCGACGACGAATCGTGCGATACCGAGACCGACGACGAATCGCGCGCGAGTAGCCCGGAGATCACCGAAGCGGACCCGTCGGAGACGATCGACTCCGACGATGCCGGTGGCTCCCCGCACACGGCGACGATCTTTCCCGACGAGGTCCGAACCCTGCGGGACGCCGACGATAGTTCGACCGAGTGGCGCGACGTCGCCCGACCGATGCCGTACGGCCTCTCCGAGCGCGATGACGGCACGACCGTCGGCGAGACGTTCGAGTGGGCGTTACAGACCGACGGCTGCGGCGACTGTACCTTCTACGACGATGCGGCCGACGGCGGCGGCTGTCGGGTCCACGACGACCGCCCGCTGATCTGTCGAACCTACCCGTTCAGCGTCGCGCTCGGCGGGACGAGCCAGCCGATGGGCGACCCCGTCGATCGCGAGGGACTCGTCCGCGCCCACGAGTGCGAGGGACTGGGTCGATCGATCGACCGCGAGGAGGCGCGCTCGCTCGCCCGCGCGCTGAAAGAACGTGCCGTTCGCGAACTCGAAGAGGCGATCGCCCTGACGGAGGGGTACGACCCCGCCGACGCGACCGATCGGGTGGTCGTCGTCGACTCCGAGGAGGCCAAACACCCCGACGGGACGCCGATCGAGGACTGA
- a CDS encoding TRAM domain-containing protein, with translation MEISDKLLCLFSTDVSEEEDRYVLEVPKHEVETGDVDPGTVYRVALIERSSADGGSEGSTDVSRSRPNEPQPPVDVGETRYVEIEDIGKQGDGIARVERGYVIIVPGAEVGERVKIEVSEVKSNFAVGEIIEETF, from the coding sequence ATGGAGATCTCTGATAAGTTGCTGTGTCTGTTCAGTACGGACGTATCCGAAGAGGAAGACCGGTACGTACTCGAGGTACCGAAACACGAAGTCGAAACCGGCGACGTCGATCCGGGCACCGTCTATCGCGTCGCACTCATCGAGCGCTCGAGCGCCGACGGCGGGTCCGAGGGCTCGACCGACGTCTCGCGGTCCCGTCCGAACGAACCGCAGCCCCCCGTCGACGTCGGTGAAACCCGCTACGTCGAGATCGAAGATATCGGCAAGCAAGGTGACGGGATCGCCCGCGTCGAGCGCGGCTACGTCATCATCGTTCCCGGCGCCGAGGTCGGCGAGCGCGTGAAGATCGAGGTCAGCGAGGTCAAGTCGAACTTCGCCGTCGGCGAGATCATCGAAGAGACGTTCTAG
- a CDS encoding radical SAM protein — protein MTDPASLSVTIVDGYVDEPAHFGVPPYVSTYPRYTAGALVDAGVPEAAITYHTIDGLRDEPGRWRDVDEADLTIYLGGMTVPGKYVGGTPAEPDEVREIAWTASGTSLMGGPVKFGVGDANEGAIETERQDLDFDFVAKGDVEAAAHDLVRNGLEGFGDRMRDVPEVNRWARKGAFVVEQHPNHPDYLICELETSRGCAYRCSFCTEPLYGDPSFRPPESVVDEVDALADRGVSHFRLGRQADILAYGGDGEAPNPDALRELYEGIRSVAPDLETLHLDNMNPVTIAKWPEASREAIRTIARYNTAGDTAAFGLESADPAVQKANNLAVTTDQCLEAIRIVNEEAGWRPGEDPSDAPTHGRDAANRLPKLLPGINLVHGLQGERPETYEHNLEFLHRVLDEGLMLRRVNIRQVMAFAGTEMAETGADIAQAHKEQFKPYKRQVREEIDNPMLQRLAPAGTVLPDVHLEYHQDGYTFGRQLGTYPLLVGVPGERELGRTIDVAVVDHGYRSVTGVPYPLDLNSASIDELTAIPGIGDSRAGSIVVNRPYDSPTDVASVDGLDLSEFATVESGAESSEHPPAT, from the coding sequence ATGACCGACCCCGCGTCGCTCTCCGTGACCATCGTCGACGGCTACGTCGACGAGCCGGCCCACTTCGGGGTCCCGCCGTACGTCTCGACGTACCCGCGCTACACCGCCGGCGCGCTCGTCGACGCCGGCGTCCCCGAAGCGGCGATCACCTACCACACCATCGACGGGCTGCGCGACGAGCCCGGTCGCTGGCGGGACGTGGACGAGGCCGACCTCACCATCTACCTGGGCGGGATGACCGTCCCCGGCAAGTACGTCGGCGGGACCCCCGCCGAACCCGACGAGGTTCGCGAGATCGCCTGGACCGCGAGCGGCACCTCCCTGATGGGCGGGCCCGTGAAGTTCGGCGTCGGCGACGCCAACGAGGGCGCCATCGAGACCGAACGCCAGGACCTGGATTTCGACTTCGTCGCGAAAGGCGACGTCGAGGCGGCCGCCCACGACCTCGTGCGAAACGGCCTGGAGGGCTTCGGCGATCGGATGCGCGACGTCCCTGAGGTGAATCGATGGGCACGAAAGGGCGCGTTCGTCGTCGAACAGCACCCGAACCATCCCGACTACCTCATCTGCGAACTCGAGACGTCGCGCGGCTGTGCCTACCGGTGTTCGTTCTGCACGGAGCCGCTCTACGGGGACCCGTCGTTTCGCCCGCCCGAGAGCGTCGTCGACGAGGTCGACGCCCTCGCAGACCGCGGCGTCTCGCACTTTCGGCTGGGCCGACAGGCCGACATCCTCGCGTACGGCGGCGACGGCGAGGCGCCAAATCCCGACGCTCTCCGGGAACTCTACGAGGGAATCCGGTCGGTCGCACCCGACCTCGAGACGCTCCACCTCGACAACATGAACCCGGTCACGATCGCGAAGTGGCCCGAGGCATCCCGCGAGGCGATCCGGACGATCGCCCGGTACAACACGGCGGGCGACACCGCCGCGTTCGGCCTCGAATCGGCCGACCCGGCCGTCCAGAAGGCGAACAACCTCGCGGTCACCACCGATCAGTGTCTCGAGGCGATCCGGATCGTCAACGAGGAAGCCGGCTGGCGACCGGGCGAGGACCCCAGCGATGCGCCGACGCACGGCCGGGACGCGGCGAATCGCCTGCCGAAGCTGCTCCCCGGGATCAATCTCGTCCACGGGCTGCAGGGCGAACGGCCCGAGACGTACGAGCACAACCTCGAGTTCCTCCATCGCGTCCTTGACGAGGGGCTCATGCTCCGGCGGGTCAACATCAGACAGGTGATGGCCTTCGCCGGGACGGAGATGGCCGAGACGGGCGCCGACATCGCGCAGGCGCACAAAGAGCAGTTCAAGCCATACAAGCGCCAGGTGCGAGAGGAGATCGACAATCCGATGCTCCAACGGCTCGCCCCGGCCGGGACGGTGCTCCCGGACGTCCACCTCGAGTACCACCAGGACGGCTACACGTTCGGGCGCCAGCTCGGCACCTATCCGCTGCTGGTCGGGGTTCCCGGCGAGCGGGAACTGGGTCGGACCATCGACGTCGCCGTCGTCGATCACGGCTACCGATCGGTGACCGGCGTGCCCTACCCGCTGGACCTGAACAGTGCCTCGATCGACGAACTCACCGCCATTCCCGGGATCGGCGACTCGCGGGCGGGATCGATCGTGGTGAATCGCCCGTACGACTCGCCGACCGACGTCGCGTCGGTCGACGGGCTCGACCTGTCCGAGTTCGCGACGGTCGAATCGGGGGCGGAATCGAGCGAACACCCGCCGGCCACCTGA
- a CDS encoding DUF7559 family protein yields MPSTEEIRCTAESCYLDMFENHYTYDRPDDHDVSALSCPVCDGTDCLERIEL; encoded by the coding sequence ATGCCATCGACCGAAGAGATCCGGTGTACTGCGGAGTCGTGCTACCTCGACATGTTCGAGAACCACTACACCTACGACCGGCCGGACGATCACGACGTTTCGGCGCTGTCCTGCCCGGTTTGTGACGGGACCGACTGCCTCGAACGGATCGAACTCTGA
- a CDS encoding Hsp20/alpha crystallin family protein, which yields MNPQSLLESGREHLHRQVGRLARSLQSIRSLDADLLENETSYLVVVDAPGVRAADLDIRYVDGRISISSDRSLRESVGFTRHYVGRTRSLSGSITLPDDAVVDPEAAEARLSRLGTVNITLPKDSPADRPDSAVGEEIPIDD from the coding sequence GTGAATCCGCAGTCGCTTCTCGAGAGCGGCCGGGAGCACCTGCACCGTCAGGTCGGGCGACTCGCCCGATCCCTCCAGTCGATCCGATCGCTCGACGCCGACCTGCTGGAGAACGAAACCAGTTACCTCGTCGTCGTTGACGCGCCCGGCGTCCGCGCGGCCGACCTCGATATCCGGTACGTCGACGGTCGTATATCCATCTCGAGCGATCGCTCGCTCCGCGAGTCTGTCGGTTTCACCCGCCATTACGTCGGACGGACGCGGTCGCTCTCTGGCTCTATCACCCTCCCCGACGACGCGGTCGTCGATCCCGAGGCCGCCGAAGCGCGCCTGTCCCGACTCGGTACGGTCAACATCACGCTCCCGAAAGACTCGCCGGCTGACCGCCCCGACTCGGCCGTCGGTGAGGAGATCCCGATCGACGACTGA
- a CDS encoding NAD(P)/FAD-dependent oxidoreductase produces MSEDDPLPEAAVGPDAFVDAGAGVSVAVVGAGAVGATCAYDLARRGADVTLYDRGSAGSGSSGRAAGVCYDAYADPIDAEIGRESIERFRELSGPDTFPFTECPYAWLAREGDDDIVDEIEASVERMQQHGIVATAMDADALEDRFDALRTDDVALAGVAGGAGYTDPGRYAACLTAAATGAGATFRDETAVDVRPDAPGVTERESGADATFDAVVVAAGAHSKSLLADAGISIAMKPYRVQALVADAGYSEPMCFDASADVYVRPHPEGLLAGDGTERVEADPDDWDGAASPGFAESVLSTVDHRFPDIDPTVERAWAGLCTATPDGDPLVGEVAAGVYLATGFQGHGFMRAPAIGDRLAQQVLGDGGIEEFDPTRFDGDEQFEITPGMSIEDG; encoded by the coding sequence ATGAGCGAGGACGACCCGCTCCCCGAGGCCGCCGTCGGTCCGGACGCGTTCGTCGACGCGGGCGCCGGTGTCTCGGTCGCGGTGGTCGGCGCCGGCGCCGTGGGCGCGACGTGCGCCTACGATCTCGCCCGCCGCGGCGCGGACGTGACGCTCTACGATCGCGGTTCGGCCGGCTCGGGCTCCAGCGGCCGCGCGGCCGGCGTCTGTTACGACGCGTACGCCGACCCGATCGACGCCGAGATCGGCCGCGAGTCGATCGAGCGATTTCGCGAGCTATCGGGACCCGACACCTTCCCGTTCACCGAGTGTCCGTACGCCTGGCTGGCCCGCGAGGGCGACGACGATATCGTCGACGAGATCGAGGCGAGCGTCGAGCGGATGCAGCAACACGGCATCGTCGCCACCGCGATGGACGCGGACGCGCTCGAGGATCGCTTCGACGCGCTTCGCACCGACGACGTCGCACTCGCCGGCGTCGCCGGAGGCGCCGGGTACACGGATCCGGGACGATACGCCGCCTGTCTGACCGCGGCCGCGACGGGCGCCGGCGCGACGTTTCGCGACGAGACGGCGGTGGACGTCCGTCCGGACGCGCCAGGGGTGACCGAACGCGAGAGCGGCGCGGACGCGACGTTCGACGCCGTCGTCGTCGCCGCCGGCGCCCACTCGAAGTCGCTGCTGGCCGACGCCGGCATCTCGATCGCGATGAAACCCTACCGCGTGCAGGCGCTCGTCGCGGACGCGGGATATTCGGAACCGATGTGCTTCGACGCGAGCGCCGACGTCTACGTGCGGCCGCACCCCGAGGGCCTGCTCGCCGGCGACGGAACCGAGCGCGTCGAGGCCGATCCGGACGACTGGGACGGGGCCGCCTCGCCGGGCTTCGCCGAGTCCGTGCTATCGACCGTCGACCACCGGTTTCCCGATATCGACCCGACAGTCGAGCGCGCCTGGGCGGGCCTGTGCACCGCGACGCCCGACGGCGACCCGCTGGTCGGCGAGGTTGCAGCGGGCGTCTACCTGGCGACGGGCTTTCAGGGTCACGGCTTCATGCGCGCGCCGGCGATCGGCGACCGCCTGGCACAGCAAGTCCTCGGCGACGGCGGCATCGAGGAATTCGACCCCACCCGGTTCGACGGCGACGAACAGTTCGAGATCACGCCCGGTATGTCGATCGAGGACGGCTGA
- a CDS encoding creatininase family protein: protein MPELASLSTTGAADALDAAEVAVLPTGSTEQHGPALPLGMDHLAAEAFAGAVADRPETIVLPTIPIGVSPHHMQFDGSLTVSDETFATFVEETVRSLAEHDLRKVVLVNGHGGNVGALGRATRSLRADEVAYAPTWNWWDAVDDVAEELFDEAGGHADAAESSLIWHLHEELVDPESLEDAEADGAEGWGETVHGAQVGFDTVDFTESGAVGAPTQASPEAGETLFEAAREELEGLLDWLAERPMDDCWQRAHR from the coding sequence ATGCCCGAACTCGCATCGCTGTCGACGACGGGGGCGGCCGACGCGCTCGACGCGGCCGAGGTCGCCGTCTTGCCGACGGGCAGCACCGAACAACACGGCCCGGCGCTCCCGCTGGGGATGGACCACCTCGCCGCCGAGGCGTTCGCCGGCGCGGTCGCGGATCGTCCGGAGACGATCGTCCTGCCGACCATCCCGATCGGCGTCAGCCCGCACCACATGCAGTTCGACGGTTCGCTCACCGTTTCCGACGAGACGTTCGCGACGTTCGTCGAGGAGACGGTGCGGAGTCTCGCCGAACACGACCTGCGAAAGGTCGTACTCGTCAACGGTCACGGGGGGAACGTCGGGGCGCTCGGACGGGCGACGCGCTCGCTGCGCGCTGACGAAGTCGCATACGCCCCGACCTGGAACTGGTGGGACGCCGTCGACGACGTCGCCGAGGAGCTGTTCGACGAGGCGGGCGGGCACGCGGACGCCGCCGAATCGAGCCTCATCTGGCACCTCCACGAGGAACTGGTCGACCCCGAGTCGCTGGAAGACGCCGAGGCCGACGGCGCCGAGGGCTGGGGCGAGACCGTCCACGGCGCCCAGGTCGGCTTCGACACCGTCGACTTTACCGAGAGCGGCGCCGTCGGCGCGCCGACGCAGGCGTCGCCGGAGGCGGGCGAGACCCTCTTCGAGGCCGCGCGCGAGGAACTCGAGGGGCTGCTCGACTGGCTGGCCGAGCGCCCGATGGACGACTGCTGGCAGCGGGCGCACCGATGA
- a CDS encoding DUF7388 family protein — MLNERSRGVASACDRVGLDAIAIKPTESDLSAVDEVPVETIAIDYEGRDALPDASTLERLAERHDVRTTTPVRADGFDPLGDDSLVDTLPSDVGRILVAGHPAYLSPDERSRAIAPRLGAAVEAVPDAWVGTESVERIALATGAAQFELLSGSTERAVRALRAAGFDGEIAVYAPTVLTADEDAILDAVGEYVARRGSVAADLPDEAPTDAGATGAVRETLLEAAKSYALVGDVATVGARIDRFRSAGVTTVVGYPARGLDHLLE, encoded by the coding sequence ATGTTGAACGAGCGATCCAGAGGCGTCGCCAGCGCGTGCGACCGCGTGGGCCTCGACGCCATCGCCATCAAGCCGACCGAGAGTGACCTCTCGGCCGTCGACGAGGTACCCGTCGAGACGATCGCGATCGATTACGAGGGCCGGGACGCCTTGCCGGACGCGTCGACCCTGGAGCGACTCGCCGAGCGACACGACGTCCGGACGACGACGCCGGTCCGCGCCGACGGGTTCGACCCGCTCGGCGACGACAGCCTCGTCGACACCCTGCCGTCGGATGTAGGGCGCATCCTCGTCGCCGGCCACCCGGCGTACCTCTCACCGGACGAGCGATCGCGCGCCATCGCGCCGCGCCTCGGCGCGGCGGTCGAGGCCGTCCCGGACGCGTGGGTCGGGACCGAGAGCGTCGAGCGCATCGCGCTGGCGACCGGCGCCGCGCAGTTCGAACTGCTCTCGGGGTCGACCGAGCGGGCCGTACGGGCGCTGCGCGCGGCCGGCTTCGACGGCGAGATAGCGGTCTACGCGCCGACCGTGTTGACGGCCGACGAGGACGCGATCCTGGACGCCGTCGGCGAGTACGTCGCGCGTCGCGGCTCGGTCGCCGCGGACCTGCCGGACGAGGCGCCGACGGACGCCGGCGCGACGGGAGCCGTACGCGAAACGCTCCTCGAGGCGGCGAAGTCGTACGCGCTCGTCGGCGACGTCGCGACCGTCGGCGCCCGCATCGACCGATTTCGGTCGGCGGGCGTCACGACCGTCGTCGGCTATCCCGCGCGCGGGCTGGATCACCTTCTCGAGTGA
- a CDS encoding NUDIX hydrolase, with the protein MARFDLDPVASFDPSEIDDQPSDAAVVVPIVARGDEHALLVTRRAEDLGEHPGQMSFPGGGAEVFDASPLETALREAHEEIGLAPAEADVIGQLDDIRTITGYAVTPFVARIPDRTYEPDDREVAEIAVLPLQGFLDETNYEYETRTHPDAGEVLVHYFTIDGYTVWGATARMLVQLLELATPFRPPSLSTQVTPNAGEPTDGSDGRTE; encoded by the coding sequence ATGGCGCGGTTCGACCTCGACCCCGTCGCGTCGTTCGATCCGAGCGAGATCGACGATCAGCCGAGCGACGCGGCCGTCGTCGTGCCGATCGTCGCCCGCGGCGACGAGCACGCCCTGCTGGTGACCCGGCGGGCGGAGGACCTCGGCGAACACCCCGGCCAGATGAGTTTTCCGGGCGGCGGCGCCGAGGTGTTCGACGCGTCGCCGCTCGAAACCGCGCTGCGCGAGGCCCACGAGGAGATCGGCCTCGCGCCCGCGGAGGCGGATGTGATCGGTCAGCTCGACGACATTCGCACGATTACCGGCTACGCCGTCACGCCGTTCGTCGCCAGGATCCCGGATCGAACGTACGAACCGGACGATCGGGAGGTCGCCGAGATCGCCGTCCTTCCCCTCCAGGGGTTCCTCGACGAGACGAACTACGAGTACGAGACGCGAACCCACCCGGATGCGGGCGAGGTGCTCGTCCACTACTTCACGATCGACGGCTACACCGTCTGGGGTGCGACCGCGCGCATGCTCGTGCAGCTACTCGAACTCGCCACGCCGTTTCGGCCACCCTCGCTCTCCACGCAGGTGACCCCGAACGCGGGCGAGCCGACGGACGGTTCCGACGGACGGACCGAGTGA
- a CDS encoding DUF7109 family protein: protein MPPTANELAGVVDLFGALTDAELERAVAELDARGGREPTDAAALEAVVDDARERFVLLECDLDGQPGVTVGPTAFPERPAHAEDLPHILEIEYREIDPEALESQVRERFDAAVERACEEGDGPRARTLLDVSYDLEAWAPLDLSGRRSRLEPVIE from the coding sequence ATGCCACCGACGGCGAACGAACTGGCCGGCGTCGTCGACCTCTTCGGCGCCCTCACCGACGCGGAACTCGAACGGGCGGTCGCGGAACTGGACGCCCGAGGCGGGCGCGAACCGACCGACGCGGCGGCCCTCGAGGCGGTCGTCGACGACGCTCGCGAGCGGTTCGTCCTCCTCGAGTGCGACCTAGACGGCCAGCCGGGAGTGACCGTGGGCCCGACGGCGTTTCCCGAACGGCCGGCCCACGCGGAGGACCTCCCACACATCCTCGAGATCGAGTACCGCGAGATCGACCCGGAAGCGCTCGAATCGCAGGTCCGCGAACGCTTCGATGCGGCCGTCGAGCGCGCCTGCGAGGAAGGCGACGGTCCGCGGGCGCGCACCCTGCTCGACGTGAGTTACGACCTGGAAGCCTGGGCGCCGCTCGACCTCTCGGGCCGACGATCGCGGCTCGAACCGGTGATCGAGTGA
- a CDS encoding glycosyl transferase family 2 gives MEYVQERIATLHDFDGRGPPVGTQRIDSAAVVVPITHREFASLAAERVFSTLESLAPARVIVPVRAPADRIEAIDAWLSTFDLERTTLWCNAPGVETLLDDLGLENGFGKGRDVWLALGPAATAGETVVVHDADAENYDTDLVSRLLAPLSMGYSFSKGYYARVENDRLYGRLFRLFYAPLLRALTDRHRADVLAYLDAFRYALAGEFAMTASLARQLRAPRSWGLEVGTLGDAFDHAGFAGSAQVDLGRHEHDHRAVAGDTGLEGMSRAVAATLFHVLEDHGIHPEYDLLRGAYAERADELVSQYRADATFNGLDYDPERERGQVRRYADAIAEPGPDRRLPSWSTVALEPAEVVDAGRPEAP, from the coding sequence ATGGAGTACGTCCAGGAACGCATCGCGACGCTGCACGACTTCGACGGCCGCGGTCCGCCGGTCGGAACCCAGCGGATCGATTCGGCGGCCGTCGTCGTGCCGATAACCCACCGGGAGTTCGCGAGCCTCGCCGCGGAGCGCGTCTTCTCGACGCTCGAATCGCTCGCGCCTGCGCGCGTGATCGTCCCCGTTCGGGCACCAGCGGATCGGATCGAAGCGATCGACGCCTGGCTCTCGACGTTCGACCTCGAACGAACGACGCTGTGGTGCAACGCGCCGGGGGTCGAGACCCTGCTCGACGACCTCGGCCTCGAAAACGGGTTCGGGAAGGGGCGCGACGTCTGGCTGGCGCTCGGACCCGCCGCGACGGCGGGCGAAACCGTCGTGGTCCACGACGCCGACGCGGAAAATTACGACACGGACCTCGTCTCCAGGCTGCTCGCGCCGCTGTCGATGGGGTACTCGTTCTCGAAGGGGTACTACGCCCGCGTCGAGAACGACCGGCTCTACGGCCGACTCTTCCGACTCTTCTACGCGCCGCTGCTTCGCGCGCTGACCGATCGCCACCGGGCCGACGTGCTCGCGTATCTCGACGCGTTCCGCTACGCGCTCGCCGGCGAGTTCGCGATGACCGCCTCGCTCGCGAGGCAGTTGCGCGCGCCGCGCTCGTGGGGACTCGAAGTGGGGACGCTGGGCGACGCGTTCGATCACGCCGGGTTCGCCGGCAGCGCGCAGGTTGACCTCGGGCGCCACGAGCACGACCATCGCGCCGTCGCCGGCGACACCGGCCTCGAGGGGATGAGTCGGGCGGTCGCGGCGACGCTCTTTCACGTTCTCGAGGACCACGGCATCCACCCCGAGTACGACCTCCTCCGGGGCGCGTACGCCGAACGGGCGGACGAACTCGTCTCGCAGTACCGGGCGGACGCGACGTTCAACGGCCTCGACTACGATCCGGAGCGCGAGCGAGGACAGGTGCGACGGTACGCCGACGCCATCGCGGAACCGGGCCCGGACCGTCGGCTGCCGTCCTGGTCGACGGTCGCGCTGGAGCCGGCGGAGGTGGTCGACGCCGGACGTCCAGAGGCCCCGTGA
- a CDS encoding HVO_0758 family zinc finger protein gives MKSIRKALREGELVKDTYERVTCAECEKALKTENDPDTITTIRRCPDCGTEWKEIR, from the coding sequence ATGAAATCCATCCGGAAGGCGCTGCGGGAAGGCGAACTCGTCAAGGATACGTACGAACGGGTCACATGCGCGGAGTGTGAGAAGGCGCTCAAGACGGAGAACGATCCGGACACCATCACGACGATCCGTCGGTGTCCGGACTGTGGCACCGAGTGGAAGGAGATTCGCTGA
- a CDS encoding DHH family phosphoesterase, giving the protein MVVRFTAGRAGDPSGQLVGLIDRTRNGLEAVDPLVLSAAVLAMLLLAAGSWWLYRWLNRPPGRRLRRLVARQDEIAVLMHPNPDPDAMACAMGVAAIAETVETDVTLQYPGQIRHQENRAFRTVLELDLDRIETASELAADTVVLVDHNTARGFTGARDVEPIAVVDHHPGNGAGTEFTDVRPEYGAASTIVTEYLRQLDATLEAAVDAEVSDGLVVSTDLATGLLYGIQSDTDQLTKGATPAEFDACAFLFDGIDEDDLDRISNPQVADEVLQTKADAIRQKRVEGSFAICDVGEIEIVDAIPQAADELLHLEGVTAVVVYGESDDTLHLSGRSRDDRVHMGETLRHVVEDIPMASAGGHARMGGGQLSVEHMNGLGPSEGVSKDEFEARLFRALSGER; this is encoded by the coding sequence ATGGTCGTCCGGTTCACCGCGGGACGGGCCGGTGATCCGTCGGGCCAATTGGTGGGTCTGATCGATCGCACGCGGAACGGGCTCGAGGCGGTCGACCCGCTGGTCCTCTCCGCCGCTGTTCTCGCGATGCTCCTCCTCGCAGCCGGGAGCTGGTGGCTGTACCGATGGCTCAACCGCCCGCCCGGGCGACGCCTGCGACGGCTCGTGGCCCGGCAGGACGAAATCGCGGTGCTCATGCACCCGAACCCGGATCCGGACGCGATGGCGTGTGCGATGGGCGTCGCCGCGATCGCGGAGACCGTCGAAACGGACGTGACGCTGCAGTACCCCGGCCAGATCCGTCACCAGGAGAACCGCGCGTTCAGGACGGTGCTCGAACTCGACCTCGATCGGATCGAGACGGCGAGCGAACTCGCCGCCGACACCGTCGTCCTGGTCGATCACAACACCGCACGCGGCTTCACCGGGGCCCGGGACGTCGAACCGATCGCCGTCGTCGATCACCACCCGGGAAACGGCGCCGGGACGGAGTTTACCGACGTGCGCCCGGAGTACGGCGCCGCCTCGACGATCGTCACGGAGTACCTCCGTCAACTCGACGCGACCCTCGAAGCGGCCGTCGACGCGGAGGTATCCGACGGGCTCGTCGTCTCGACCGACCTCGCGACCGGCCTCCTCTACGGGATCCAGTCCGACACCGACCAGTTGACCAAGGGCGCGACGCCCGCGGAGTTCGACGCCTGCGCGTTCCTCTTCGACGGCATCGACGAGGACGATCTCGATCGGATCTCGAACCCGCAGGTCGCGGACGAGGTGTTACAGACGAAGGCGGACGCGATCCGGCAGAAACGGGTCGAGGGGTCGTTCGCCATCTGCGACGTCGGCGAGATCGAGATCGTCGACGCGATTCCGCAGGCTGCGGACGAACTCTTACACCTCGAGGGCGTCACCGCCGTCGTCGTCTACGGCGAGTCGGACGACACCTTGCACCTCTCCGGTCGGTCTCGCGACGACCGCGTCCACATGGGCGAGACGCTCCGCCACGTCGTCGAGGACATTCCCATGGCGTCGGCCGGCGGCCACGCCCGCATGGGCGGCGGCCAGCTCTCGGTCGAGCACATGAACGGTCTCGGGCCGTCCGAAGGTGTGAGCAAGGACGAGTTCGAAGCGCGCCTCTTCCGGGCGCTCTCCGGTGAACGCTGA